The genomic region GATGGGCTTGTCCAAAAATGCAGCGTGACCGAGGATGGTCACGCCAGATGCGCCAATGAGCCAGAGCAGGGTAGTGAAAGGTGAAGCAATCAGACCCAGAGGAACGGCAACGCAAACGAGTGCAGTATAAAGCTGCGAACAAGAAGCACGGAAAGTGCCAATCTCGAGATCATGGCCATCGAGCTTGCCAATGAACCACATGCCGACAACTACAAGGATGATGTCAAAGAGCAGCAACCAGTTTGTGAGCAGGGCGTAAATGCTCAGCATAACAAAGATAACAGCATAGTTGCTGGAGTAGTGGCTCAAGTTGTAGTTGACGCGCGACTGCATCTCAACAAAGTTGGCAGGCTTAGAGAGACGCTTGAAGTCGAGAAACTCGCCAACGGGTCGCAAGTTGGAGAAGCGGCCGCTGAGGGGACCAGATCGAAGACCCTGGAAGCGATCGCCGAAGTTGAGGCGGGACGTGATAACGTCGAGAGGGATCTGAATGCGAGACATGATGGCTGATTCGTGCGATGAACTCTCGTAGAAAGGgtttgatgctgttggtgtGGAAGGAGTATAGACTACCTAGTGAATCGAGTGGATGCTTTTATGGCCTCGGAGGGTAGGCAACAGAATTATCGATCCGGAAGAGTGACGGAAGTCAATTGCGTGTTCAATGTGAAAGAATGGATACTCTGGTGATGAGCTGAGTGAAGAAATTAGAAGTTAGCGCAAAGAAAGTGATAATGAATGTGGATTCAGGCAGCAGAGAAAAATTGAGGACAAGCTGGCAGGAAGAAATAACACATGTTAAGGGGATGGGATACGAGGCGCAGGCTAATCAAAGGAGAAGCCACAAGCTGACGAAAAGGATTACTTTGGTATCTGGGTAAAAAGGGGCAAACATACCGAGACGCAGTTTTAACAGCAACTTCGAAAAGGCTCTGAGTCCAAGAATGAACGGAATGTTGCAAGATTGATTGCACCGTGATGGTGGGAGAAGGGGGAGTTTAATTTGTTGTTCTGAACGGAGTAGTGCAATATCCAGTGATAAACCGGTACTGTCCAGATTACCGATAAGATTGGCTGTCCTTTTTAGGGGACAACTTTTTTTCCTCCGAGACGTGATTTGCTAGAGGGACGCGTCTCCTGTCAGCTTTGGCTTCCTCGCTTCAGGGCTTCAGGCTTCAGGCTTCAGGGGTGGTCAGTCTCTCCAGCCCGGCAGGGCCAAGACTGACTGATCTCCACAGCTGAAGGGATATCTCAAAAAGGTACGTACCTCGGAATGGAATCAGCCCCAGAGGTGAAGGCGGAGGTGAAGGATGAGGCGGTGATGGAAGGAATTCGATATGTACGAAATATTCGGTCAGGGAGATGAACCAGTAAAGGTTGCTGATCTCCAGCCAGTTTTACACTGGGCTGGCAGCCCGCAACAATGCCTCTCCCTTCCGATAGAGAGAGGCTCGATGAGTATATTTGAGTCCAATTCTTGTCGTCTTCTCCTCTCCAACCCAAACAGATGAGGTTTTATTGGAGGAGGGCCATATCAATGACTGACctagaagagaagaagaagggaaaaggagaggaaagacgagggaagaagaaaactAAATACAAAGGCTAGCTCCGCATTTTTCTTGCTTCACTCTTGATACCTTATAATGGACGGGTACCAATAAGAAAATACACAAGAAcaaaaataaataaacaaAAGAGCCCAACCACGCACAACACGATCAGCATTGGATCGAATTGCACACCGCAatcctctcttctttcctctTCCGCTGGGATCCGATGGGGACTTGGCCATTCCGGGAGCTTGCTTGTAGCTCGTACAGCTAAAAACCGGGTTGTAACTTTTTTCCTGCTCCTCTCCAAACAACGCAAATgcagagcagagcagagaGGGGCCTCACGCTTATGCACGCGACACCAGTTGCAGCAAGCCAAGTGGAAGACGAGGCGTCACCGCTACTGATGTGTGCCTCAGCATCTTTCTCATTGTTCCAGACGGAAGAACTAGTACCTAGACTAGGTTTTGTGGTAAGTTGGTCTAGATCGTTGTCAAGTTTATTAGATTGGTACTTTACGCACAGAGGAATGGAATACTTACTTGTCTGACTGTGCTGTGAGTAAAGTAACTTATTCATCATTCTATCAACCTGCGAGAGGGGAAACCTACAGTTACTAGGTTAGTAGGTACCCAAGTTTTACAGATACCATATGCAATACAACTCAGGCCATATCAGACCAGGCCACTTCAGCAGAATTGGATCTCTCTCCATTGTATCGTTACACGATCCAACCATCATGATCCACGATCTATCTGTAGATCCACCCAATGCATGCCACTCCAACCTCGAAGCTCCATTGAAAACCGTTCCGAGCTGCCCAAGCCAGCTCTACCTTACCTTTCCATGTACCACCGTCCTAGCTCTCCTATGTTGATCGAAAGATTACCCACAATCTTCTAAGGCATCCCATCAAGTTTTATTCGAGACTGACTCTGAGGTTTTGGCTTGGTTTTGAGTCGGTATCTCacgaaaaaagaaaagaaaaaaaaagaactCAATCCCGTGGGACTAATAACTCCTGTAAGTTATAACCTAGAGGCCTATGTACTGATACCTCGTCTCTCAGACCTTGTCAgatccttcatcttgacttGCTCCTAGCTACGGAGCAGGACCCATTGATCCATTGCCGACCCCCGTACCCCCGGACCGCTTCCTTGGCTTGTCTCCGAATCGGCCTGAAGCCGAACCGTTCTAAGCCATTCAATCCCTCCCCTCCACTAGAACTGATCACCGTTGCATGAGTGACCGCCATCTGAGAATGGAGATGAGATCCTTTTCCTCGGAACTCAAGGCCTTAGAGTAGGCAAAGTTTACAACAGGATCAAAGAGAAGTCCGAGCTTCTAATCAACATATGCCATCATGAACTTTTCTCATGCCATGAAACAATATCTCGAATTCGTACTTTTACATTGGCTATACGTCAAAACATCATGTTTCAGGATACATGTAAACACAAAGTAATGAGCAATGCGAATGCAATGCTATCATCATGATAACGCATGAAATATTCAGCAACATGCCCAAAGTTAATGCCTCACTTATATCTGATATGTTCTTCGTCCAGCTGTATTGAGCTTGTCCAAACAACGCTCGCTATGCCTGTCTCTATTGGCCTTGCCGCGCAACGATATGGGGTATAATTATGAATCGCCAAACACAAACGGACATgacaaaagaaaaaacaATATGCTCAATCATCTTTCACGCTCACACCTCGAAAAAGTAATCCTCGTCAAGACCATCCCGGCTCGGTATCACTCCAGCTCCGGGCTCTGGACCGTCAAATGCTGTGTCCATTCGGACATTCAATAGTCGGATCTTGAGCCCGTACTCGCTCACCAGGTTCACAAGCTTGTTGGTCTCTGCGGTTATGGGCGCTTGGTTCAGTAGCATCAAGAGTCCGTCCAGCCATTCCGAGGCCAGGCTGTGGCTCAGTGGCCACAAAGTAAAGATGGGCTGTTCCTTGCTATCCGTTCCCCTTGCCGCCTCCGTTGGGTTTACGAAACTATAGACGGTGATCTTGGTTGTTGTCTTGGGAGTTGCATCCTTGCCCATCAAATCACTCATGGTGCTCCGGGTGTCTTCATTGGGCGCTGAAACATTGGATACAACAGAACTGATAGTACTGAGATCAACCTTTTCTCCCAACGAATCCAGGCTGGGCGCCGTTACTGTCTTTTCCTCGAAGTCGGCGTAGTGTAGATATCGTCGGTTATGAGAGAGTTTTGCATATCGCCAAGGTGTAGGTGTGAATAGTCTGTGCTTCACTGCGCCATTGTCTCGCTTAGGCGTCGGCTTTGAGAACCAAGATCCTTGTAGAAGGCATCGAATTCGCTGCTCCTTGACGAATTGCAGAGCCTCTTGTTTCAGCTCTTCTCTCACTTGTTGTAGGTGCTGACCCCATGTGCTTTCAAACGACATTTCCAATAGGCCCATTTGCTGCTCCCGTAGTCGCGGTACGTCGTACTCCTGcatctcttcttccaccTCGACCACATCCTTGGTCCTTGTAGCTCCTCCGACAACGCAGTCGATCAGAATTCTAACCAGCTCGACCACCTTTTCAAAGTCACCCTGTTCCGCGCCAGTCAGTTTCCAGACACGGAAAAAGGCATACAAGCCGGCGGTGTGAAGCCGAGACCACTGGAGCAATAGGGGTCTGAATAATCTGTCGTGGTCTTTGGCCTCCAATAACTGGTAGCCCCTGACATCATCCAGATCCGTCTTGTCTACGTCGAAGTGGTCGTACAGTATCATCGTCACAGCGAAACTGGCCCTGGCCACGGGGCAGCGTTCAGGTGTAGGCTTCCCTGCCTGttcgagcagcagcttctGAAATCCATCTTCATTCCTGCGGACGTAGTCGGTCAGGTCCATCATACCTAAGAAGCCAGTCATATCGAACTCCTGTGCAGGACTCTCCGTCTCGAATCCCAGTCTCCTCCATTTTTCGGGATTGTGACGCCTGCTGCCCTTTTTTCCTGGAGCCTCGTGCGACTCTTGTCCCGGGGAATGTCCGTTTACGTGAGCTCGCTCCGGTGCACTCGCCAGATGAAGTCCCTTGAGAGCCCTTCGGTGCTCCGGTCGCTCGAGATCAACATCGACTTCGCGCCACTTCCTCAATAGAATTTTGGTTAGCGTTTGAAACTCTAGCATGGGATGCGCCAGGTCCTGAAGCGCAGAACTCTGCATGAGCCTGTGAACCGCCTTGATAAGCCCCAAGTCTTGTAGTcgcttgatgaacttggccCAATCCTCTCCTGAACCTGCGTTAGCTTTTCCACCATTTGTTGTACTCTCCCCCGATACGGCGTCTCGGATCAGGGCGTTGATCAACATCAGTGCATTGGCACACAGGGCATGATCTGCGCTCTGCAGCTGCTGTATAACCAGCTCGAAGAAGTTCGGGTGCACAGCCACGGCGGGTTTCAGGGCGCGGAAGCCAAAGGTTCCTGGTGTTCGGTTCGCGGCATCACTTTGGTTGGTAGACTGGGAATGACCAACAAGTGCGACCAAGATAGACATGGCTCCTCTGAGGATATTGACAAGAGGGTTTGTAACGATCAATTCGACGACACGCTCGACGAGGTCGCTTGCGGTTGGACCCTCAAAGATATCCCATCCCATATCAACTTCCAGCAATCGGGTAAGACTTTGAAGAGAGTATGCGAGCGTGTTGCCAGCAGATGTCATGATGAGTCGACGGAGGACGACTAGACCGCCTGAGGATATGAAAACATCGGCAAATGCTGGATCATTAATCGAGTTTTGCAGTTTAAATACTGCCATCTTGCGCgaagcatcttcatcactcGCCATTCGCGCCAGCAGCGCGGGGATGTCTGCTTGATCCATGGTCGAGGTATTGGTCCTTTAGGTAAACAAACAGAGAGAGGGGACAACAAAGACCTTATGATGTTGCTATCACTGCCCGATGATGCATATCAAGAAAAGAATTGTATATGTTTCATATGTGAATTGGGTGATCAGATTGTACGTCGTATGGTTGAGAGTATAGGAGCAGGAGAGCACCTTGGCTGCGTTTGTGTTGCGTTTCGTCCCCTTAACCAAGGCCCCAAACAAAGACCCTGTCGAAATTAAACCAATTGCCAGAAAATGTTTGGGGAAGCTCTCCACACTAACTTGGACTCTAGCCTCCCGGAGCTCTCAGGAGAGGCTTGCGTCTCAGGCCGATGAGAAGGGTATTGAATGAACCCTGTCAGAAGAATGGCGCTAGCTTTTAGTCAGATGTTTGATCTGTGGCGAGGAGGCTTACCAAGCCACAGAACGGAAGGCTGGAGTCTTCCATCGCACGTGAGAAGGTACGTACCTCGACAAGCATCTTCGACGCCTGCAATTGATTTCCATATTCGACCTCAAatccttcttcaagtcttcatcaacttGCTGTTGCCTCATTAGTCTACTGTCCACCAGAACCGCAACAATGGCCAATTTTCTTGCCTCAATCTTCGGTACAGAGcttgacaaggtcaactgCTCTTTCTACTTCGTAAGTCCCTGAAACGCGCCTCAGTCGCAAGCCCAAGATTACTGACTCTGTCCGCGCCTACGTAGAAAATCGGTGCTTGTCGTCATGGCGATCGCTGCTCGCGAAAACACGTCAAGCCTTCCTACAGTCAGACGATCCTGATGCCCAACCTCTATCAGAATCCGGCGTACGATCCCAAAAACCGAATGAATCCTTCTCAACTACAGAATCACTTCGACGCCTTCTACGAGGATATCTGGTGTGAGCTTTGCAAATACGGCGAACTGGAGGAGCTTGTTGTTTGTGACAACAACAATGATCGTAAGTCGTTCTCTTTCCCAGATTCTCTATAGTTTTCAAATGCTAACTTCGAATAGACTTGATCGGCAACGTCTACGCCCGCTTCAAGTACGAAGAGTCAGCCCAGAAGGCTTGCGATGAGCTTAACAGTCGATGGTATGCTGCGCGCCCGATATACTGCGAATTAAGTCCTGTTACCGACTTCCGCGAGGCTTGTTGCCGACTTAACTCTGGAGAAGGTTGTGTTCGAGGAGGCTTCTGCAACTTCATCCACCGAAAGAACCCTAGCGAAGAACTCGATCGCGATCTGACTCTAAGCACAAAGAAGTGGCTAAAGGAGCGTGGTCGCGATGAGAAGAGCGCGTCTCGCTCACCTACACCTGAACCCACAAGACGTCGCTACTAGCGGCTTGTATACTGGTACTGAGTGGTGAAGGGCCTTCGATGGGAAGAAATGCAATACGGATGGCACGGTCACGGCGTTATAGGGGCTGGGGTTTTGTTCTAATAGTTTTTATGGAAGGATTCTTGGGCGATTCAACCATTATGGATACCCCTCCTTTCATCAAATATATCTCAAAAAGAATATTGCAGTAGTCACCTGGCGGAGGCCGGTGTTGAAACCCTTCTGACTCATTGTAAACCCACGGAGAATGCAAATACCCGTGTATAACTAATCCCGATGCGCGCCGATGTTGATGTAGCCTGCCTGTCCCCTGCTTCCGTCTTAGTCCAACTGTTCTAAGGCAAAGTCAGTCCTCACTGCCCGCTTCCCATATCTAAGAGATAATTGATATTCATTTCTTCATTGCGTTTTATTGTTGTGTGGCAGACGGTAAGTCCTTTTTCAGATCGTTTGTGAAGTCAATCAGCGGTCCGTCGGCTTTCTTTCCTGTGGAGCTGAGCAAGCCTTGGATCTCAGATCGCTTTGTTGCTTGTTCAGCAGCGGGTGTCTGATCCGGCTTAGCAGGCGGAGgcatctcgtcaaagttgatGAGGTTATCATCGATGTGGTTCTCTACCGGttgagctgatgctgttTGAGCAGGCTTAGCAGAAGGGCTGTGTGGGGGAATGACGTTTCGTTGGTTCGACTTTTGTCCTTTGACGATGGGATAGATTGCCATAATTTGCTCAGCTTGCTTCTCGGGCGTCGCAGCATGATCACTTGATACAAGTTAGTGGAATGCCAACTACGTAAGTTTGCCAGCACTTACATATTGGCGTTAATGACCCATTCCAGatcttcttcgccttcttccaGTCCACCGGGACCACCTTGTACTCTCCTGAAAAGTCGTGGGTGCCACTCGATGTTTTCC from Fusarium oxysporum Fo47 chromosome III, complete sequence harbors:
- a CDS encoding ELMO/CED-12 family-domain-containing protein translates to MDQADIPALLARMASDEDASRKMAVFKLQNSINDPAFADVFISSGGLVVLRRLIMTSAGNTLAYSLQSLTRLLEVDMGWDIFEGPTASDLVERVVELIVTNPLVNILRGAMSILVALVGHSQSTNQSDAANRTPGTFGFRALKPAVAVHPNFFELVIQQLQSADHALCANALMLINALIRDAVSGESTTNGGKANAGSGEDWAKFIKRLQDLGLIKAVHRLMQSSALQDLAHPMLEFQTLTKILLRKWREVDVDLERPEHRRALKGLHLASAPERAHVNGHSPGQESHEAPGKKGSRRHNPEKWRRLGFETESPAQEFDMTGFLGMMDLTDYVRRNEDGFQKLLLEQAGKPTPERCPVARASFAVTMILYDHFDVDKTDLDDVRGYQLLEAKDHDRLFRPLLLQWSRLHTAGLYAFFRVWKLTGAEQGDFEKVVELVRILIDCVVGGATRTKDVVEVEEEMQEYDVPRLREQQMGLLEMSFESTWGQHLQQVREELKQEALQFVKEQRIRCLLQGSWFSKPTPKRDNGAVKHRLFTPTPWRYAKLSHNRRYLHYADFEEKTVTAPSLDSLGEKVDLSTISSVVSNVSAPNEDTRSTMSDLMGKDATPKTTTKITVYSFVNPTEAARGTDSKEQPIFTLWPLSHSLASEWLDGLLMLLNQAPITAETNKLVNLVSEYGLKIRLLNVRMDTAFDGPEPGAGVIPSRDGLDEDYFFEV